The following DNA comes from Deinococcus sp. NW-56.
GCAAACGAACGTTCAACCACCCAGCGTTTCGGAAGCAGGATGAACCCCTTGGTCGCTTCTGGACGCTTCACGACGACCAGCTCGACGCCCGCATCCGTCGCGTCTAACGCGGTCTGGACTCCCGTATACCCTTGATCCACGAAGGCGACTTCCACCTGTGCTCCGGTGGCTTCCTGCACCTCTAGGCACAGGTCTTTGACCTGTGCCCTGTCCTGTTCGTTGGCTGGGGAAGTGAGGATAGCCAGCACGTGTCCCAGGGTGTCCACGGCGAGGTGAACCTTGGTGCCCTTGCGCTTCTTGGCCCCGTCATAGCCCGCACGGTGACCGCTTTCAGGTGTGCTTTGGAGGGTTCGGCTGTCCATGACCACCGCGGACGGCTCGGGATCTCGACCTTGCTCCACCCGGGCCAGGATTCGCAGGTCGTGGGCGGCATTCTCGAAGCAGCCTGCCACGAACCAACGGTGCGCCTGTTGGCGCACCGTCTCCGCAGGAGGAAAGTCGTTTGGAAGATAGCTCCACTGCGCCCCCGTGCGGGCCATCCACAGCAAGGCGTTCAGGACATCCCGGATGGGGTACTTCCGTTGACCTGCATCCGCACGGCTGAGCAGCAGGTACGGGAGCAGGAACAAGTAGGTGTCGTCGTCAACGTCGCTGGGGTAGCCTCGCCGCGTCACCCACCCATTCTGCTGTTCTCAGAGCCACGCCCCTCGAGTTCGTCCCTGTTCTTGGCAGCCTCTATTG
Coding sequences within:
- a CDS encoding IS5 family transposase, which produces MTRRGYPSDVDDDTYLFLLPYLLLSRADAGQRKYPIRDVLNALLWMARTGAQWSYLPNDFPPAETVRQQAHRWFVAGCFENAAHDLRILARVEQGRDPEPSAVVMDSRTLQSTPESGHRAGYDGAKKRKGTKVHLAVDTLGHVLAILTSPANEQDRAQVKDLCLEVQEATGAQVEVAFVDQGYTGVQTALDATDAGVELVVVKRPEATKGFILLPKRWVVERSFAWLARFRRLSRDLERLPSTLVGFHFLAACILLCHNLTPLFA